A window from Cryptomeria japonica chromosome 1, Sugi_1.0, whole genome shotgun sequence encodes these proteins:
- the LOC131042874 gene encoding uncharacterized protein LOC131042874, translated as MKAPLKDKVYDRKLSSSERVRNRLKLHRDERLCKMENKCNVPGFFVACRNADLTTAKDLLKHEDSTSLSTIWERRTCFHVAVIAGDPDLLKEIAAKLPVSEFIDIITKRDKKGDTALHVAVRKNRLDLVKQLVQLGASLSQCESRLDLVKLSVPLDAYLCDCVNNEGKTPLKLAVSLGFREAVEFLFSRTSNALHYIVELNQVKHVQFIIDQKVDLSELINKSYQPTDGGEQHPKKKSLTNASGDGGEESSQSNGDPNNQQDHPIVLIGDTPLHIAARNKYDHMVNLLLNVRGVNKLARNNEDKTPFEIAREVTMYHESFRIIRKLADSRGSSKPFMDCAPQVTHEKRIEARKMVGEAYKARRDAELVVAALLAAMTCAAAFTVPGGFESKKDLKDRGSPNLISLTSFKLFLIFDCIAFFLSLFVCVMWEMSCELTTGDKMLFMTVNGLLVCCSFAFTTYGFMCAVYVMLERKVQTFSWVVLGSLLTITLWAVLAFIHQSVQFSVKRARFHRLCGESSFFDDIVENVWSRAERCGLLNILRSGDDVSQDLITGHAMCCGLRKLLRSDDDVSHDLATGQTTEREVSHNNSPFWSPLNSRSSSPFLNSGSSVSGSQFH; from the exons ATGAAAGCACCTCTAAAAGATAAAGTTTATGACCGAAAGCTGTCTTCTTCCGAGAGAGTAAGAAACAGGCTTAAGCTGCATCGTGACGAAAGGTTATGTAAAATGGAGAACAAATGTAACGTACCAGGATTCTTTGTGGCTTGTCGAAATGCCGATCTGACGACTGCCAAAGACCTGCTTAAACATGAGGATTCGACAAGCTTGTCAACGATTTGGGAGAGAAGAACATGTTTTCATGTGGCCGTAATTGCAGGAGACCCAG ATTTGTTAAAAGAGATAGCAGCAAAGCTACCAGTCTCAG AATTCATCGACATAATAACAAAGAGGGACAAAAAAGGCGACACAGCTTTGCATGTAGCTGTGAGGAAAAATCGCTTGGATCTGGTGAAACAGTTGGTACAGTTGGGTGCCAGTTTGAGTCAATGTGAAAGTCGCTTGGATCTGGTGAAACTGTCGGTACCCTTGGATGCCTATTTGTGCGATTGTGTGAATAACGAAGGAAAAACTCCACTAAAATTGGCAGTAAGTTTGGGATTCAGAGAAGCTGTAGAGTTTTTATTTAGTCGCACATCAAACGCCCTGCACTACATTGTGGAGCTTAACCAAGTCAAGCATGTTCAATTTATAATTGACCAAAAAGTAGACTTGTCAGAACTTATCAATAAGTCTTACCAGCCAACTGATGGAGGAGAGCAGCATCCCAAAAAGAAAAGTCTCACAAATGCATCTGGTGATGGAGGAGAGGAGTCTTCGCAAAGTAATGGTGATCCAAATAACCAGCAGGACCATCCAATTGTTCTAATTGGAGACACGCCTTTGCACATTGCAGCAAGGAACAAATATGACCAC ATGGTGAATTTGTTGTTAAATGTGCGTGGGGTGAACAAGCTTGCCCGGAACAATGAGGACAAAACACCTTTTGAAATTGCAAGAGAAGTCACGATGTACCACGAATCTTTCAGGATTATAAGAAAGCTGGCGGATTCTAGAGGGAGTTCCAAGCCATTCATGGACTGTGCACCACAGGTAACCCATGAAAAGCGCATTGAAGCGAGGAAAATGGTTGGTGAAGCCTACAAGGCGAGACGCGATGCAGAACTAGTGGTGGCAGCGCTGTTGGCCGCCATGACATGTGCCGCTGCCTTCACCGTCCCAGGCGGTTTCGAATCGAAGAAGGATTTAAAAGACCGAGGGAGTCCTAATCTTATATCCCTCACTTCGTTTAAGCTCTTCCTCATTTTCGACTGCATagccttctttctctctctcttcgtCTGTGTTATGTGGGAGATGAGTTGCGAGCTTACCACAGGGGACAAGATGTTGTTCATGACTGTCAACGGTTTATTGGTTTGCTGCAGCTTTGCCTTCACCACTTATGGGTTTATGTGTGCTGTATACGTGATGCTGGAGCGTAAGGTTCAGACCTTCTCTTGGGTTGTTTTGGGAAGTCTCCTTACCATTACTTTGTGGGCTGTTCTCGCGTTTATCCATCAATCAGTACAGTTTTCGGTGAAGCGGGCCAGATTCCACCGCCTGTGCGGTGAATCTTCTTTTTTCGATGATATTGTTGAAAATGTATGGTCTCGAGCAGAACGCTGTGGGCTTCTCAACATTCTCCGTTCAGGTGATGATGTTTCGCAGGATTTAATCACGGGGCATGCTATGTGTTGTGGGCTTCGCAAGCTTCTCCGTTCAGATGATGATGTTTCCCATGATTTAGCCACTGGGCAGACTACTGAACGCGAAGTTAGCCATAACAACTCCCCCTTTTGGTCGCCACTCAACTCCCGCTCTTCGTCTCCGTTCCTCAACTCCGGCTCTTCAGTTTCCGGATCTCAATTCCATTAG